From the Candidatus Thermoplasmatota archaeon genome, one window contains:
- the sucC gene encoding ADP-forming succinate--CoA ligase subunit beta, protein FLISKLAELPDIKFPVVLKAQVPVGGRGKAGGIKFAGNKEELEKECSNLLGASLLGYKVDKILVEEKLETEKELYLSISIDRSAKLPLLMASECGGVDIEEVEEEKIIKTHVNPFIGIQDFNIRELILKLNIPLELKEEFSNLIKNLYSLFKKEDAELAEINPLVITRAQKIIAADAKLTIDSAAMYRHKEYESFQSLLERKCAEKGIAFVKLDGNIGVIANGAGLTMATLDCINYFGGKPGVFLDLGGGAEPERVKYAFELMLEAEPKAVFINIFGGITRCDEVALGLKEVAERGLVKIPVAVRMRGTNEKEGKEILEKLGITTVETLEEGAERVISLCQ, encoded by the coding sequence GTTTTTTAATTTCTAAACTTGCTGAGCTTCCTGATATTAAATTCCCAGTAGTGCTAAAAGCTCAAGTGCCAGTTGGAGGTAGAGGTAAAGCAGGGGGCATAAAGTTTGCTGGCAATAAAGAAGAGCTTGAAAAAGAATGCTCTAACTTATTGGGCGCTAGTTTGTTAGGCTATAAAGTAGATAAAATTTTAGTTGAGGAAAAGCTAGAAACTGAGAAGGAACTTTATTTAAGTATAAGTATTGACAGGAGTGCTAAACTGCCTCTTTTAATGGCTAGCGAGTGCGGAGGCGTAGATATAGAAGAGGTGGAAGAGGAAAAGATTATAAAAACTCATGTTAATCCTTTTATAGGGATACAAGATTTTAATATTCGTGAGTTGATTTTAAAATTAAATATACCTTTAGAGCTAAAAGAAGAATTTTCAAATTTAATAAAAAATCTATACTCTTTATTTAAGAAAGAAGATGCAGAGCTTGCAGAGATCAATCCTTTAGTTATAACGAGAGCGCAAAAGATAATTGCCGCTGACGCTAAACTTACAATTGATAGCGCTGCTATGTACAGGCATAAAGAGTACGAAAGCTTTCAATCGCTGTTAGAGCGAAAATGCGCTGAGAAAGGTATTGCCTTCGTTAAACTTGACGGTAATATAGGCGTAATAGCCAATGGCGCAGGACTTACAATGGCTACTCTAGACTGTATAAACTATTTTGGCGGCAAGCCCGGAGTATTTCTTGATTTGGGCGGCGGCGCTGAACCAGAAAGAGTTAAATATGCTTTTGAACTAATGCTCGAAGCAGAGCCTAAAGCTGTATTTATTAATATTTTCGGCGGAATAACAAGATGCGACGAAGTTGCGCTAGGCCTAAAAGAAGTTGCTGAGAGAGGGCTCGTAAAAATTCCTGTGGCTGTAAGAATGAGAGGAACTAACGAAAAAGAAGGTAAAGAA